A single genomic interval of Antechinus flavipes isolate AdamAnt ecotype Samford, QLD, Australia chromosome 1, AdamAnt_v2, whole genome shotgun sequence harbors:
- the LOC127550363 gene encoding mucin-1-like yields MVPPMHWPPRAPASCPGCSRPPRANHWAGLVCPVSGPRLRRFPGLADLPGFRSGGQSLASPEGNASHLRQMTSGAAGHIILRKGRAERAHSKIHLWLSPRRRRESQNPGARGQAPFQPLHALIQSFLSQSAPGQPPSFSRNSAFGSSSAPALLRLHSPQVLPTGTDSRGPHHPNPGSQTRKSFPRIPTAVLPSFLLLFPNPPVRPSRPPSRPSPWPPDSLTFPSVPPASGLADPPVRPPGLRTRRPSCPSPRPPSRPSPGLRTRRPSRPSPGLLPVRPPGLRTRRPSRPSPGLLPVRPPASGLTDPPVRPPASGLADPPVRPPRPPSRPSPGLRTRRPSHLSLNNPSLNLPPSQTHW; encoded by the exons ATGGTCCCACCGATGCACTGGCCCCCGCGGGCGCCCGCCTCCTGCCCCGGCTGCTCAAGGCCCCCGCGCGCCAACCACTGGGCCGGCCTTGTTTGTCCAGTCTCCGGG CCCCGACTGCGGCGCTTTCCCGGCCTGGCAGATCTGCCCGGCTTCCGTTCTGGAGGCCAGAGCCTGGCCAGCCCCGAGGGAAACGCCTCTCACCTTCGGCAGATGACCTCCGGGGCAGCAGGGCACATCATTCTTAGGAAAGGACGAGCAGAGCGGGCCCACAGCAAGATCCACTTGTGGCTGTCCCCTAGGAGACGGCGCGAGTCCCAGAATCCGGGAGCCCGTGGG CAGGCTCCCTTCCAGCCTCTCCATGCCCTCATCCAGAGCTTCCTTTCACAGTCTGCCCCTGGGCAGCCTCCCTCCTTCTCAAGGAACTCGGCGTTTGGCTCATCGTCTGCCCCTGCCCTGCTCCGCCTTCACTCCCCCCAAGTCCTGCCCACAGGGACAGACTCTCGCGGTCCCCATCACCCCAACCCCGGGTCCCAGACTCGGAAATCCTTCCCTCGGATCCCAACTGccgtccttccttctttcctcttactCTTCCCCAACCCTCCCGTCCGTCCCTCCCGGCCTCCTTCCCGTCCGTCCCCCTGGCCTCCAGACTCACTGACCTTCCCGTCCGTCCCCCCGGCCTCCGGACTTGCCGACCCTCCCGTCCGTCCCCCCGGCCTCCGGACTCGCCGACCCTCCTGTCCATCCCCCCGGCCTCCTTCCCGTCCGTCCCCCGGCCTCCGGACTCGCCGACCCTCCCGTCCGTCCCCCGGCCTCCTTCCCGTCCGTCCCCCCGGCCTCCGGACTCGCCGACCCTCCCGTCCGTCCCCCGGCCTCCTTCCCGTCCGTCCCCCGGCCTCCGGACTTACCGACCCTCCCGTCCGTCCCCCGGCCTCCGGACTCGCCGACCCTCCTGTCCGTCCCCCCCGGCCTCCTTCCCGTCCGTCCCCCGGCCTCCGGACTCGCCGACCCTCCCATCTGTCCCTCAATAACCCATCACTTAACCTGCCCCCTTCACAGACCCACTGGTGA